The nucleotide sequence TCGGCTGAATCTCAGCCTTTGAGTGCTCCGTCGAGTTAAATGGATTGTCGGTCCGCCTCGGTTTTGGCGGCACTCATGATGACTAGCGCCTGATCTCCGATTTCGGGAATTTCGGCCAAGTCGTTCACGTCCGCCTGTAACAGATTTTCAAGGCTGGTGAAACCGTGATGCACCAGCACATCCGCATGTTGCTTGGTGATCCCGGGGATGGCCGCCAGCAAATCCACCGCATGGGCGACCTTTTCCTCGAACCCGACGGTGGCGACGTGTTCTGCCTCGATGTCCACATTCCAGCCGGTTAACCGCGAGGTCAGGCGGGCGTTTTGTCCCCGTTTGCCGATGGCCAACGATAACTGGTCTTCACTTACCAGGACACGCACATAGCGGCGGCCTTCATCCACTTCAAATGCTTTTGCCTTGGCCGGTGCCAGCGCGTTGGTCAGAAAATTGCGAATATTGGGGTCCCAGCGAATGATGTCCACCTTTTCATTGCTGAGTTCCCGCACGATATTCTTCACCCGCTGCCCCCGCAGCCCCACACAGGCGCCCACCGGGTCCACATTCTCATCACGGGTCCACACGGCCAGTTTGGTGCGAAAACCGGGTTCTCGGGCGATGGCCTTGATTTCGATCGTTCCGTCGTTGATCTCTGAAACTTCCCGGCGGAACAATTTAACCACAAATTCCGGGGCGGCTCGTGAGAGGATGATTTCCGGCCCCTGTGGGCCATTCTCGACCGCTTTCACGTAACATAGCAGCCGTTCACCCACTTGGTATTCCTCAGTGGGCACCCGTTCGCGATTCGGCAGCAATGCCTCGTATTTGCCAAGGTCAATGGTGACATCCGAACGTTCAAAGCGGCGCACCACACCATTAATTATATCGCCCACGCGGTCTTTGAATTCCGCGTAAATCATTTGTTTTTCCGCCTTGCGGATGTGTTGAAGCAATGATTGTTTGGCGTACTGCGAAGCGATGCGGCCAAAGTTCGCCGGCGTCACTTCCACTTCCAACTCTTCGCCCAATTGGGCGTCGGCCTTGATCCGGCGGGCATCAAACAACGAAATCTGGTCATGCTTGGC is from Verrucomicrobiota bacterium and encodes:
- the nusA gene encoding transcription termination factor NusA, which encodes MNADFLTVLDFWEREKGISREVLITAVHESLVASAKKAVGPARELRCTIDQKNGDIRAFAKLVVSEKVLAKHDQISLFDARRIKADAQLGEELEVEVTPANFGRIASQYAKQSLLQHIRKAEKQMIYAEFKDRVGDIINGVVRRFERSDVTIDLGKYEALLPNRERVPTEEYQVGERLLCYVKAVENGPQGPEIILSRAAPEFVVKLFRREVSEINDGTIEIKAIAREPGFRTKLAVWTRDENVDPVGACVGLRGQRVKNIVRELSNEKVDIIRWDPNIRNFLTNALAPAKAKAFEVDEGRRYVRVLVSEDQLSLAIGKRGQNARLTSRLTGWNVDIEAEHVATVGFEEKVAHAVDLLAAIPGITKQHADVLVHHGFTSLENLLQADVNDLAEIPEIGDQALVIMSAAKTEADRQSI